A region from the Salvia splendens isolate huo1 chromosome 15, SspV2, whole genome shotgun sequence genome encodes:
- the LOC121767906 gene encoding norbelladine synthase-like has translation MYGTMSVEMTVDVPATEAWKLYGTLQLPKVAEEANSDFISRVEVVQGDGGAGTILEVVFHPGMGGGMKSFKEKFMVVDNEKRVKEAEVVEGGFLDLGFTLYRMKFNVIEVEGNEKQCITRSTIEYELKEEAATNVEIASIKPFTGLMVLCAKYLLRNNDN, from the exons ATGTACGGAACAATGTCCGTTGAGATGACGGTTGATGTACCGGCAACCGAAGCGTGGAAGCTCTACGGCACTCTACAGCTCCCCAAAGTGGCGGAGGAAGCCAACTCCGACTTTATCAGCCGGGTCGAAGTCGTCCAAGGGGACGGCGGCGCCGGAACCATTCTTGAGGTCGTTTTCCATCCAG GGATGGGAGGGGGAATGAAGTCGTTCAAGGAGAAATTCATGGTGGTGGATAACGAGAAGCGTGTGAAGGAGGCAGAGGTTGTGGAAGGTGGATTTCTGGATCTAGGGTTCACGCTGTATCGTATGAAATTCAATGTGATAGAGGTGGAGGGAAACGAGAAGCAGTGTATAACTCGATCTACGATCGAGTACGAGCTCAAAGAAGAAGCTGCAACTAATGTTGAAATCGCTTCCATTAAACCATTCACTGGCCTCATGGTACTCTGTGCTAAGTATTTGCTCcgcaacaatgacaattga
- the LOC121767250 gene encoding (+)-pulegone reductase-like: MGEEISNKQVILSNYVKTSVKESDMSLRTSKIQLKIPSGCDGAVLLKNLYLSIDPFILALMKNQELDLPSFTLDSPIYGFGVSKVLDSSHPNFKTDELVWGFTGWEEYSLIKDPDQLFKVQDKDLPLSYYIGILGMPGMTAYVGFFKFCSPKKGETVYVSAASGAVGQLVGQFAKIAGCYVVGSAGSKEKVDLLKNKFGFDEAFNYKEEQDYNAALKRYFPDGIDIYFDNVGGKMLEAVLNNMRLNGRVALCGMISQYNSLEQPEGIHNLINALVKRVRMEGFFTSEHYHLYPNFLEMVVPLIKEEKITYVKDIAEGIESAPGALFGLYSGRNVWKLLVVVARE; encoded by the exons ATGGGTGAGGAAATTAGCAACAAGCAAGTGATACTCAGCAACTATGTCAAAACATCTGTGAAAGAATCCGATATGTCGCTGagaacttccaaaattcagctCAAAATTCCCAGCGGTTGCGACGGCGCCGTTTTGCTGAAGAATCTCTACTTATCCATCGATCCTTTTATTCTTGCCCTCATGAAGAATCAGGAGCTCGATTTACCTTCTTTCACGCTGGATTCT CCTATTTATGGATTTGGAGTGTCGAAAGTACTGGATTCGTCTCATCCAAATTTCAAGACTGACGAGCTAGTTTGGGGGTTTACTGGCTGGGAGGAGTATAGCCTTATTAAAGATCCAGACCAATTGTTTAAGGTTCAAGATAAAGATTTGCCCCTCTCTTATTATATAGGGATTCTTG GCATGCCTGGCATGACAGCTTATGTTGGTTTTTTCAAGTTTTGCTCTCCCAAAAAGGGGGAAACTGTGTATGTCTCTGCTGCATCCGGAGCTGTTGGTCAGCTCGTTGGTCAGTTTGCAAAGATCGCAGGGTGTTACGTTGTTGGGAGTGCGGGGAGCAAAGAAAAG GTCGATCTCTTGAAGAACAAATTCGGGTTTGACGAAGCATTCAACTACAAAGAAGAGCAAGACTATAATGCAGCGTTGAAGAG GTACTTCCCCGATGGCATCGACATCTACTTTGACAACGTGGGAGGGAAGATGCTCGAAGCGGTGCTAAACAACATGAGACTCAACGGCCGTGTTGCGCTTTGTGGGATGATCTCCCAATACAACAGCCTTGAGCAGCCCGAAGGCATCCACAACTTGATTAACGCATTAGTAAAACGGGTCCGTATGGAAGGATTTTTCACTAGCGAACACTACCATCTCTACCCCAACTTCCTGGAGATGGTTGTTCCTCTAATCAAGGAAGAGAAGATCACATACGTCAAAGACATAGCCGAAGGCATTGAAAGCGCGCCTGGGGCTCTCTTTGGCTTATACTCCGGTCGCAACGTATGGAAGCTGTTGGTGGTGGTTGCTCGTGAGTAA